From the genome of Luteibacter rhizovicinus DSM 16549:
GGTGATGCCGAAGAACGAGTTGACGCTCGCGCCGGAACCCATGGTGAAGAAGTGATGCAGCCAGACCAGGTACGAGAGCACCGTGATCACGACGGTCGCGTAGACCATGGACGCGTAACCGAACAGGCGCTTGCGGCTGAAGGTGGCGACGACTTCGGAGAACACGCCGAACAGCGGCAGCACGAGGATGTAGACCTCGGGATGGCCCCAGATCCAGATCAGGTTCACGTACATCATGGCGTTGCCGCCGAAGTCGTTCGTGAAGAAGTTGGTACCGATGTAGCGATCGAGCGAGAGCAGTACCAGCACGGCCGTCAGCACCGGGAAGGCGGCGACGATCAGCACGTTGGTGCACAGCGAGGTCCAGGTGAAGACGGGCATCTTCATCATGGTCATGCCGGGCGCACGCATCTTGATGATGGTGGCGAGCAGGTTGATGCCGGAGAGGGTCGTTCCCACGCCGGCCACCTGTAGTGACCATATGTAGTAGTCGACCCCGACATCGGGACTGGCCGCCAACCCGGAAAGCGGCGGATACGCCAGCCAGCCCGTACGGGCGAACTCACCGACGAACAGCGAGGCCATCACCAGCATGCCGCCAGCGACGGTCATCCAGAAGCTGAAGTTGTTGAGGAACGGGAACGCCACGTCGCGCGCGCCGATCTGCAATGGCACGACGAAGTTCATCAGGCCGGTGACGAAAGGCATCGCCACGAAGAAGATCATGATCACGCCGTGGGCGGTGAAGACCTGGTCGTAGTGATGCGGTGGCAGGAAGCCGGGGTTGCCGTTGAAGGCCATGGCCTGCTGGGCACGCATCATGATGGCGTCGGAGAAACCACGCAGCAGCATCACGATACCGAGCACCATGTACATGATGCCGATCTTCTTGTGATCGATGCTGGTGAACCACTCGCTCCAGAGGTAACCCCAGAGTTTGTACTTGGTCAGCACGGCCAGCAGCGCGATGCCGCCGAGGGCGACAGCCGCGAACGTGCCGATCAGGATCGGCTCGTGGTAGGGAATCGCCTCGATAGTGAGGCGTCCAAAGATCAGTTTGACTAGATCGGGTGTGTTCATTACCGGACTCGGCGAGGCTTGAATCGGAAAAGGCGGCCGCTCAGAGCGGACGTCCGGCAGGTGTCATCGCTGCGCCGGTGGCGCCGCGGGCAGCGCAAAGCGCACCCACGTAGCGCTTGCCGTCGTCGGCGACACCCAGGCGCGAGCGGGTGGCGGCATCGAGCGAAGTGACGTTGTAGGTGCCCACCACGCCCTGACCGCCCTGCTGGTCGATCGCCATCATGTCGCTCTGGCACATGCGGTTCGATTCGACGCACCGGTTGAGAATGGCGTTGTACAGGCCAGGCGCCACGGTCTTGTAGTAGTGCACCGGTTCGCGCTCGCTGGGCTGCTCGAGCTTGAGGTAGTCCTCACGGCTCAGGGTGTTGCCATCGGCGCGGGCCTTGGCCACCCAGGCGTCGAAGTCACCATCGGACAGGCTATGGAGGCGGAAACGCATGTCCGAGAATCCGGCGCCGCTGTAGTTGGCGGAAATTCCTTCGAAGTCACCGGTCTTGTTCATCACCGCGTGGAGCTTGGTCTCCATGCCCGGCATGGCATAGATCATGCCCGCCATGGCGGGAACGAAGAACGCGTTCATGACGTTGGAGGCGGTGATGTGGAACTCGATCGGGCGGTCGACCGGCGCGGCCATTTCATTGACCGTGGCGATGCCCTGCTCCGGATAGAGGAACAGCCACTTCCAGTCCAGCGCCACGACTTCGACCACGAGGGGCTTGACGCCCTCGGCGACCGGGCGGGAGGCGCCGATCTGGTCCAGCGGGCGATACGGATCCAGCTTGTGGGTGCTGGTCCAGGTGATGGCGCCCAACGCGATGATGATCAGCAGCGGGGCCGACCAGATCAGCAGCTCCAGGACGGTGGAGTGGTTCCAGTCCGGGGCGTAGTCGTCGTGGTTCTTGTTCTTTTCCCGGTACTTCCAGGCGAACAGGAAGGTCATCGCGATCACCGGGATGATGATGATCAACATCAGCACCACGGAAATAATGATGAGATCACGCTGCTGGCGGGCAATGTCGCCGGAGGGCGAGAACAGCACGGCATCGCAGCCCGACAAGAGCAGGATCAGGGCGGGGATAAGCAATCCGCGCAACATCTTCATGGACATTCGCATGATGGAGGCAACCGTGGGGACACGAAAAAGTACGCCTATCCGGCTTTTAAGGCCATAGGACACATTGTCCCATGGCCTTACAAGCCGAGTGCTGCGATTTTTGGCTATCCTGTCATCCATCTCCAAGACCGGCCGAATACGATGTCGAGCATTTCACACGCCCATCACAATGCCGCGGAAGGCGCCGAACAGGATGTCCGCCGCCAGCACGAAACCAGCCACGCCCCCGTCGCCCCCGGCGAAATCGCGGTGGGCGTCGTCATTGGCCGTGCCTCGGAATACTTCGACTTCTTCACGTACGGCATCGCGTCCGTCCTCGTCTTTCCGTCGGTGTTCTTTCCGTTTTTGAGCCAGCTGGACGGCATCCTCGCCGCCTTCGCCATCTTCTCGCTCGCGTTCATCGCCCGCCCGCTCGGCACCACGCTGTTCATGGCCATCCAGCGCAACTGGAGCCGGAGCACCAAGCTGACCGCGGCCCTGTTCCTGCTGGGCACGTCCACGGTCTGTATTGCGTTCCTGCCGGCGAACACGTCGCACGGCTACGCGGTCATTGTGATTCTCTCGGTGCTGCGCTTCTTGCAGGGCATTGCGCTCGGCGGCTCCTGGGACGGCCTGCCGTCCCTGCTTTCGCTGAACGCCCCGAAGGACCGCCGGGGCTGGTACGCCATGCTCGGCCAGCTGGGCGCGCCGATCGGCTTCCTGATCGCCGCCTCCCTGTTCCTGTTCCTGCATACCCAGCTGTCGACGGAAGATTTCTTCAGCTGGGGCTGGCGCTATCCCTTCTTCGTCGCCTTCGCCATCAACGTGGTGGCCCTTTTCGCCCGCCTGCGCCTGGTCGTGACCGAGGAATACACCCAGCTGCTGGAAGAGCGCGAGCTCGAGCCCATCGGCATCATCGAAATGGTGACGGCCCAGGGTTACAACCTGTTTATCGGCGCCTTTGCGGCCCTGGCCAGCTATGCCCTGTTCCACCTGGTCACGATCTTCCCGCTGTCATGGATCGCCCTGAACCGCTCGCAGGACATCAACGATGTCCTGGTAGTGCAGCTGATCGGCGCCTTCCTGGCGATTCTGGGCACCATGGCGTCGGGCGTCATCGCCGACAAGTTCGGTCGCCGCAACACCCTGGGCAGCATGGCCGTGCTGATTGCCCTGTTCGCCATCGCCTCGCCCTGGCTGCTCGGTGGCGCCAAGGTGGCACAGGACGCCTTCCTGCTGATCGGCTTCGCCCTGCTCGGCCTGTCTTACGGCCAGGCGGCGGGTACGGTCACGGCGAATTTCGCCAAGCGCTACCGCTACACCGGTGCCGCCCTGACCTCCGACTTCGCCTGGCTGTTCGGCGCGGCCTTCGCCCCGCTGGTGGCCCTGGGCCTGTCGACCCGCTTCGGTCTGGGCGCGGTGAGCGTTTACCTGCTCTCGGGCGCGGCCTGCACCCTGCTGGCCCTGCGTATCAACAAGGCGCTGGAGACGGACCGGTCCAAGCCGGCCGTCTGATCGGCGCGAGAGCATCGCCGCTGAAGCGGCTCCCACACAGGGCACCGCAGCCCTGTGGGAGCCACTTCAGCGGCGATGCCTTTTGTGGGAGCCGATTTATCGGCGATGGAGCCCCTCAACCCACCACCGGATAAGGCCCCTCATCAAACACCGCATCGTGATACCCCTTCACCCCGATCGCCCGGGCCATCTCGCTGCGGAAATCCTCCCCGCGACGCAGGCAGTCGAGCACGAAGGCGAAGTCGCGACGGGGTGTCCAGCCCAGCGCCCGTGACGCCCGACCGCTGTCGTACACACGGTCCAGGCTCG
Proteins encoded in this window:
- the cyoB gene encoding cytochrome o ubiquinol oxidase subunit I; this encodes MNTPDLVKLIFGRLTIEAIPYHEPILIGTFAAVALGGIALLAVLTKYKLWGYLWSEWFTSIDHKKIGIMYMVLGIVMLLRGFSDAIMMRAQQAMAFNGNPGFLPPHHYDQVFTAHGVIMIFFVAMPFVTGLMNFVVPLQIGARDVAFPFLNNFSFWMTVAGGMLVMASLFVGEFARTGWLAYPPLSGLAASPDVGVDYYIWSLQVAGVGTTLSGINLLATIIKMRAPGMTMMKMPVFTWTSLCTNVLIVAAFPVLTAVLVLLSLDRYIGTNFFTNDFGGNAMMYVNLIWIWGHPEVYILVLPLFGVFSEVVATFSRKRLFGYASMVYATVVITVLSYLVWLHHFFTMGSGASVNSFFGITTMIISIPTGAKIFNWLFTMYRGRIQFEVPMLWTMGFMVTFVIGGMTGVMLAVPPADFLLHNSLFLIAHFHNVIIGGVIFGVFAGINYWFPKAFGFKLDSYWGKWSFWLWLTGFYFAFMPLYVLGFMGVTRRMNHFEDPSLQIWFIIAAFGAVLIAGGIAAFLIQIFVSIKRREALRDVTGDPWHGRTLEWSTSSPPPSYNFAFTPVIHEADAWWQMKERNAARRTEGYLPIHMPKNTAAGVYIAGFAFVIGFAMIWHMFIIAGLAFLGLLVTAIGHTFNYKRDYYIPADVVARTESARTEELAAHV
- the cyoA gene encoding ubiquinol oxidase subunit II; amino-acid sequence: MKMLRGLLIPALILLLSGCDAVLFSPSGDIARQQRDLIIISVVLMLIIIIPVIAMTFLFAWKYREKNKNHDDYAPDWNHSTVLELLIWSAPLLIIIALGAITWTSTHKLDPYRPLDQIGASRPVAEGVKPLVVEVVALDWKWLFLYPEQGIATVNEMAAPVDRPIEFHITASNVMNAFFVPAMAGMIYAMPGMETKLHAVMNKTGDFEGISANYSGAGFSDMRFRLHSLSDGDFDAWVAKARADGNTLSREDYLKLEQPSEREPVHYYKTVAPGLYNAILNRCVESNRMCQSDMMAIDQQGGQGVVGTYNVTSLDAATRSRLGVADDGKRYVGALCAARGATGAAMTPAGRPL
- a CDS encoding MFS transporter — encoded protein: MSSISHAHHNAAEGAEQDVRRQHETSHAPVAPGEIAVGVVIGRASEYFDFFTYGIASVLVFPSVFFPFLSQLDGILAAFAIFSLAFIARPLGTTLFMAIQRNWSRSTKLTAALFLLGTSTVCIAFLPANTSHGYAVIVILSVLRFLQGIALGGSWDGLPSLLSLNAPKDRRGWYAMLGQLGAPIGFLIAASLFLFLHTQLSTEDFFSWGWRYPFFVAFAINVVALFARLRLVVTEEYTQLLEERELEPIGIIEMVTAQGYNLFIGAFAALASYALFHLVTIFPLSWIALNRSQDINDVLVVQLIGAFLAILGTMASGVIADKFGRRNTLGSMAVLIALFAIASPWLLGGAKVAQDAFLLIGFALLGLSYGQAAGTVTANFAKRYRYTGAALTSDFAWLFGAAFAPLVALGLSTRFGLGAVSVYLLSGAACTLLALRINKALETDRSKPAV